The nucleotide window TCGTAGTTCTTCGCCTCCCCACCGAATTTCTTCGCCAAGATGTGCGTCATCGCCGCCGTCAGCGTCGTCTTCCCATGGTCCACGTGACCGATCGTCCCTACGTTCACATGCGGCTTCGTCCGCTCGAATTTACCCTTAGACATGGTGC belongs to Betaproteobacteria bacterium and includes:
- a CDS encoding elongation factor Tu, producing MSKGKFERTKPHVNVGTIGHVDHGKTTLTAAMTHILAKKFGGEAKNY